In one Notolabrus celidotus isolate fNotCel1 chromosome 1, fNotCel1.pri, whole genome shotgun sequence genomic region, the following are encoded:
- the LOC117813020 gene encoding G2/M phase-specific E3 ubiquitin-protein ligase-like translates to MSNRDAFVKNASLYHAILQRQSCLDQLTDGLSYYGVLSLLRENPCLRVLLDKPEEGQELGANFIAGVLKPSYSVLGSNRRAKEEMTVVKFREFLQCVENKELQDAFGDRTLTKDEEAFLKALSPGHILAFATGSSKVPAIGFHPTPKVTFIHDESKNFPIAHTCANELQLFVNTKLMADDDEFHYCFLVALMNGSLFSTI, encoded by the exons ATGTCCAACAGAGATGCGTTTGTGAAAAATGCATCTCTGTACCATGCCATTCTGCAACGGCAGAGCTGTCTTGATCAACTCACTGATGGCTTGTCTTACTATGGG GTATTGTCCCTCTTGAGAGAGAACCCCTGCTTGCGTGTACTGCTTGACAAACCAGAGGAAGGCCAAGAGCTGGGAGCCAACTTCATTGCTGGTGTCCTCAAGCCAAGCTACTCTGTTTTGGGGAGTAACAGGAGAGCTAAGGAGGAGATGACGGTGGTAAAATTTCGGGAATTTCTACAGTGTGTGGAAA ATAAAGAACTGCAAGATGCATTTGGAGACAGAACTCTAACCAAGGACGAGGAGGCGTTCCTGAAGGCTTTGAGCCCCGGTCACATCCTGGCATTTGCTACAGGAAGCAGCAAGGTCCCTGCCATCGGTTTTCATCCAACCCCTAAAGTTACATTTATTCACGATGAAAGCAAAAATTTCCCTATTGCACATACATGTGCTAATGAGCTTCAGCTTTTTGTGAACACAAAATTAatggctgatgatgatgaatttCACTACTGCTTCCTGGTAGCACTGATGAATGGGTCTTTATTCAGCACCATctga
- the LOC117813094 gene encoding uncharacterized protein LOC117813094, which translates to MSSELAENIGRAVLDAIRSFQNAPLVAATTTQQPHRSSSASTAPGPGPSRVSTLTAQRTGTSNSTQLTPGSNFHTPNDHSVPLPSFPRQAACPRFVRKSKACKHYTKDIVCLPFSPQSMFCIPRGDSRTKLARDGLIGKISFTSDWSETELQEEITAIFKKTFALPVGQPFPFEYLSTIRGSKRLMKPNVSSNFSWGGKEVGSISSSTCLYIMARIHKPAQEPEELSDSDFESPARQRRKVRTAPLSPRESELHYQDPEDLSDDGSDNGRQEEMSLHQDRMHDPVSSSPMESEARHQETGGSTLESENEGQAEDLGQLFPYNLAEFVPVYLEEDDALEEAIQRSLLEESDMPSSVHVVRSSEMLSREEIAGLLKAHSERVVSAGTRQVHISRANVWITALRPFKRPSFVESHDMLYVKFASDEQDAEEDAADFGGPRREFFRLLVKAIFQDSGAFEGTPNGCAPRLNILHLQQGVYRTIGRMMSTIIVQGGEPPAFLSPHVVDYIVSGDVLQVHVTLDNIGDPGLRENLKKVMCNCEL; encoded by the exons ATGTCGTCAGAGTTGGCAGAAAATATTGGAAGAGCTGTTTTGGACGCCATTCGGAGTTTCCAAAATGCACCTTTGGTGGCAGCGACGACCACACAACAACCACATCGTTCG AGTTCTGCCAGTACCGCGCCTGGACCAGGACCATCCCGCGTTTCCACCTTGACAGCACAACGCACG GGCACCAGTAACTCAACTCAATTGACACCAGGATCAAATTTCCACACACCGAATGATCATTCT GTTCCCCTTCCATCATTTCCTAGACAAGCTGCATGCCCACGTTTTGTTAGAAAAAGCAAGGCCTGCAAGCATTACACCAAAGATATTGTGTGCTTGCCTTTTTCTCCTCAATCAATGTTCTGTATACCAAGAGGGGACTCCAGAACTAAATTGGCACGAGATGGCCTCATAGGAAAGATCTCCTTTACGTCTGACTGGAGCGAAACAGAACTTCAAGAGGAAATAACTGCCatatttaaaaagacatttgCATTACCCGTGGGCCAGCCTTTTCCATTTGAATATTTGAGTACAATCCGGGGATCTAAAAGGTTAATGAAACCAAATGTGTCAAGCAATTTTTCATGGGGGGGGAAAGAAGTTGGCTCGATTTCCTCCAGCACCTGTCTGTACATAATGGCAAGAATCCACAAACCTGCCCAG gaACCTGAAGAGCTGTCGGATAGTGACTTTGAAAGTCCAGCCAGGCAGAGGAGAAAAG TGCGTACAGCGCCACTGTCCCCAAGGGAAAGTGAGCTCCACTATCAGGACCCAGAAGACCTCAGTGATGATGGGAGTGATAATGGCAGACAGGAAGAAATGTCATTGCACCAAGACAGAA TGCATGATCCAGTGTCTTCTTCACCAATGGAAAGTGAGGCCAGACATCAGGAGACAGGGGGAAGCACTCTAGAGAGTGAAAACGAGGGACAGGCAGAAGACTTGGGGCAGTTGTTTCCTTATAACTTGGCAGAATTTGT ccCTGTTTATCTAGAGGAAGATGATGCTCTTGAAGAGGCAATTCAGCGTAGTCTCCTGGAAGAGTCGGACATGCCTAGTTCTGTTCATGTTGTTAG GTCCTCTGAGATGCTCAGCAGAGAAGAGATTGCAGGCCTTCTGAAAGCTCATAGTGAGAGAGTTGTATCAGCAGGAACAAGACAAGTCCATATCAGTCGCGCAAATGTGTGGATCACAGCTTTGCGTCCGTTTAAAAGACCAAGTTTTGTGGAAAGCCATGACATGCTCTATGTCAAATTTGCCAGTGATGAGCAAGATGCTGAGGAAGATGCTGCTGACTTTGGTGGACCCAGACGAGAGTTTTTCCGTTTACTGGTGAAGGCTATCTTCCAAGACAGCGGAGCTTTTGaag GCACCCCAAATGGATGTGCCCCAAGATTGAACATTCTCCACTTGCAACAAGGAGTGTACCGAACCATTGGCAGAATGATGTCAACGATAATTGTACAAGGAGGTGAACCACCAGCGTTTCTGTCCCCACATGTTGTGGACTACATCGTGTCGGGTGACGTCCTCCAAGTACACGTCACACTTGACAATATAGGTGACCCTGGGTTAAGGGAGAACCTCAAAAAGGTGATGTGTAATTGTGAACTGTAG